In Quercus robur chromosome 11, dhQueRobu3.1, whole genome shotgun sequence, the following proteins share a genomic window:
- the LOC126707296 gene encoding uncharacterized protein LOC126707296 yields MANMVREILARPIQLADQVSKAAKEAQCFKQDCLELRAKTEKLAGLLRHTARASKELYERPTCRIIANTQQVLDKALALVNKCRANGILKRVFTIIPAAAFRKTCLQLENCIGDVSWLLRVADRLLGLPPIAANEPILCLIWEKIAVLHNGLSSLEDRVEAAASLVSLAQDNDRYRKLIIEEGGVAGLLKLAKEGGSEGQENAAKAIGLLGRDPDSVKHLVNAGVCLVFVKILKEGHMKVRAVVAWAMSELAANHPKCQDHFAQNNAIRWLLSHLEFDTIQEHSKYAIASKQQQISMHSVVMPSISTNPNQNDKKEHEDEGASIKGEMKAMVARALWQLCKGNVAICQNITESRALLWLAVLLEEGHDEVRSYSAMALMEITSVAEQNTELRRSAFKPTSHTAKVVVEKLLNIIEKANSGLLVPCIKSIGNLAKTFRVKETRIVGSLVRLLDESEPEVSMEAAIALSKFASPENYLHVDHCKAIIDAGGAEHLIQLVYFGEQRVQISALVLLCYLAMHLPDSETLAQEKVIIVLEWSSTQAHLIKEPWIEYRLHQAKSRLELYQSRGSREFH; encoded by the coding sequence ATGGCGAATATGGTGAGGGAGATTTTGGCAAGGCCAATACAATTAGCAGACCAGGTGAGCAAGGCTGCAAAAGAAGCACAATGTTTCAAACAAGATTGCTTGGAGCTCAGGGCCAAGACGGAGAAGCTAGCAGGCCTTTTACGCCACACAGCTCGTGCAAGCAAAGAGCTTTATGAGCGTCCAACCTGTCGCATCATTGCTAACACACAACAAGTCCTTGACAAAGCACTTGCACTCGTTAACAAGTGCCGTGCCAATGGTATCTTGAAGAGGGTGTTCACTATTATCCCAGCTGCTGCGTTTAGAAAAACGTGCCTGCAGCTCGAGAATTGTATTGGGGATGTGTCGTGGTTGCTTAGAGTGGCTGATAGGCTTCTGGGTCTTCCTCCAATTGCAGCCAACGAGCCGATTCTATGTCTAATATGGGAAAAAATTGCGGTTCTACACAATGGGTTGTCATCGTTAGAGGACCGTGTAGAGGCGGCTGCTTCTTTGGTTTCGTTGGCTCAGGATAATGATCGATACAGGAAGCTTATTATTGAGGAAGGTGGAGTGGCTGGACTTTTGAAGTTGGCTAAAGAAGGAGGATCTGAAGGTCAGGAGAATGCTGCCAAGGCTATTGGTTTGCTGGGACGTGACCCGGACAGCGTCAAACACCTTGTGAATGCTGGTGTTTGCCTAGTGTTTGTGAAAATCCTCAAAGAAGGGCACATGAAAGTTCGGGCTGTGGTGGCTTGGGCAATGTCAGAACTAGCTGCAAATCATCCGAAATGCCAAGATCATTTTGCTCAGAACAATGCAATTCGTTGGCTTCTTAGTCATCTTGAATTTGACACCATTCAAGAACATAGTAAGTATGCCATTGCCagcaaacaacaacaaatatcTATGCATTCGGTTGTGATGCCTAGTATTAGTACTAATCCGaatcaaaatgataaaaaggaACATGAAGATGAGGGAGCTAGCATTAAGGGTGAGATGAAGGCAATGGTGGCAAGAGCCCTTTGGCAACTATGTAAGGGAAATGTGGCTATTTGTCAGAACATCACGGAATCAAGAGCACTTTTATGGCTTGCTGTTTTGTTAGAAGAAGGACATGATGAGGTTCGATCCTATTCTGCCATGGCATTAATGGAGATCACGTCTGTGGCCGAGCAAAACACAGAGTTAAGGCGCTCGGCTTTCAAGCCCACTTCCCATACTGCAAAAGTTGTAGTCGAAAAGTTACTTAATATTATAGAGAAAGCCAACTCAGGCCTTCTTGTACCCTGCATCAAGTCAATTGGAAACTTGGCTAAGACTTTCCGAGTAAAAGAAACAAGAATTGTCGGGTCCTTGGTGAGACTGCTTGATGAAAGTGAACCTGAGGTTTCTATGGAGGCTGCCATTGCGCTTAGCAAGTTTGCAAGCCCTGAAAATTATCTCCATGTTGATCATTGCAAAGCCATCATAGATGCAGGAGGGGCTGAGCACTTAATTCAGCTGGTTTACTTTGGTGAGCAAAGGGTACAAATTTCTGCACTGGTTCTGCTTTGTTACCTTGCAATGCATTTACCTGACAGTGAGACACTTGCACAAGAGAAGGTGATTATTGTGCTTGAGTGGTCATCAACGCAGGCTCATCTGATCAAAGAACCGTGGATTGAATATCGATTACACCAAGCCAAAAGTAGGTTGGAACTATATCAGTCCAGGGGTTCAAGAGAATTCCATTAG